A stretch of DNA from Lotus japonicus ecotype B-129 chromosome 4, LjGifu_v1.2:
gtggtatcagagcaatggTTGGTCAGTGACCAAGTTTTTAGTATAATATATATTCTAATACTTACTGATACTCGATATGTGTAAGTAGCACTATCGAGCTGTTGTTTGATAAGAGTTGTTGGCTGTTTGGAGATTCAGGAAAATGGTTGCCGGAAGGAATGATGAAGCTATCGCTGAGGCATTGGCAATGTTGGTTGGCGCCATTGGGCAAGGTCAGCAAGCAAACCTTGGGAACCATAATCAGGATGAATTCCGTGCTTTGGGAAAGTTTCAGAGGAACAATCCGCCAACCTTTGAAGGAGCATACGACCCTGACAAAGCACAAGCATGGCTGAAAgcaattgagaagatctttcgaGTCATGAATTGTACTGACGCGCAGAAGGTGCAGTTTGGCACCCATATGCTTgagaaagaagctgaagattggtGGGACAACACTGTTCAGAGGTTTGAAGGTGATGGGATGGAGATTACTTGGGATCTTTTCAAGGGTGcatttctggagaagtactATCCAGAAGATGTGCGtggaaagaaggaaattgagTTTCTTGAACTCAAGCAGGGTAATGGAACCGTGGCGGagtatgctacaaagtttgaGGAATTGATTAAGTTTTGTCCCCACTACAATACTGCCGAAGCTGAGAGATCTAAGTGTAACAagtttgtgaatggtttgagacCTGAGATCAAGAAGGTTGTGGGATATCAACAGATTATCCGATTTTCTGACCTGGTTAACAGGAGTAGGATATATGATGAGGATAGCAGGGAAAGTGCTGCTCACTACAAGtctttgaaagagaagaaagaaaaggggcaATTCAGAGGGAAACCGTATGGGAATCCTGTTGATAACGGTAAACAAGAAGCTGGTAATGACAAGAAGCCGAGTGGGGGAGGAGCTCCTAATCCGGTTAGGTGCTACAAGTGTGGTGTTGAAGGACATCGTTCTCCTGAATGTCCCAATTCAGAAGCAACATGATTTAAGTGTGGCAAGCTGGGCCACAAATCCTTTGAGTGCCTAGAAGGTAAAACTGTGGCATGCTACAGATGTGGAGAGCAAGGTCACATCAGTACTAATTGTGACAAACCCAAGAAGGATCCTGCAAGGGGGAAGGTGTTTGCTTTATCTGGTGCTGAGACTACTGCTGAGGATAGACTAATTCGAAGTACGTGCTTTATTAATGGCACATCTTTGATTGCCATTATTATTATGGGTGTGATGCATTCTTTATTTCATTGGAGCTTGAGAGTCAGATGAGAGAGTCCTACCCCGAATTGTTCGTTTAAGGaaattttcgagggcgaaaattcttaagtgggggagagttgtaacaccccgtttttaattaaaataatgttggtattttattttaattaagattatattgtatgggggtttaataggtgatatattaatactttaatgaaataaaataatttttttgtgatgctgagtgtgttttatgaaatggaagggagctagggggtgaaagttaggattaaaaatagagacaaggactaggagagattttaggatttttagtttagcccttgaggaattaggtttagatggtttaataaggatggggaagcagctaaagaaaaaaaaaataagaaagaagaggacgcgtgaaagaaggagaaaaaaaaaagaaggttgtgcgtgaagtagcaggaagagagggagagcggaacggcttcggagaattcgatcgggaacggggagctgcactcaatccaaaggtaagggtgggattttgagtttctaatggaattatggtgaatgatattagggatgtgggagatgtagaattgtttctgttaatgatgttctggaaatctaatttgaaatccattgattttgggattttcttttgtgtgattgaacggggtgagggcagaaccatagtatgctaggagttttgggttgaggttcccttttgattttctttatgatcacgcacataaggactgttaggtagcatgcttgttaggttttgtgtcttgtttgatgagaaacaactttaatcacttattttggaacataaaacggactggtcattttcctggtatgaaccgtgactttcgaagccttttagagcctgtttagagtgctcgaataatgttgcgttgaactgagaaagtgtaggcctttgaaagagctttctggaatgatatggtacataatttttggttgagagacgaggtctgtaagttcagtttagtaaaccatgtttttctgcgctctgtatctgctatctctgccagtgaacttcaacgtgatttttcaccttgttaatgtgcccagaaaattctttgatgaactagaaagaggtagagttttctgttagcttttcaaattgaggtcatttgtaatttttgaacaagtaacgaatcctgtaggttatctctactgaaatatgtttctgctgtgagcgtaattcctgaactgctatatgatttatgcacggatttgatgatgctgtgctgctgtccaaaatttcctgggctggacagtacacttcgagacctgttttcgcccagttagagtgctcaaatgaagatgtgatcaactaagaaattgtaggactttaagttagctttctaggcatataaaatacatgatttttggttcagtaacgaattcaggagaccgcttttagtggctggtgttcctgctgtttttccagattacggaaattctgattgttttggaaatataattagatttagcttacatgttgtatgaaagttaGTGTCTTTATGTTccatgtattagctatgagaatgatgcatgtggctgaa
This window harbors:
- the LOC130710030 gene encoding uncharacterized protein LOC130710030, giving the protein MNCTDAQKVQFGTHMLEKEAEDWWDNTVQRFEGDGMEITWDLFKGAFLEKYYPEDVRGKKEIEFLELKQGNGTVAEYATKFEELIKFCPHYNTAEAERSKCNKFVNGLRPEIKKVVGYQQIIRFSDLVNRSRIYDEDSRESAAHYKSLKEKKEKGQFRGKPYGNPVDNGKQEAGNDKKPSGGGAPNPVRCYKCGVEGHRSPECPNSEAT